In Saccharolobus solfataricus, a genomic segment contains:
- a CDS encoding YncE family protein: MNKKQLIKALSSYQLWLIVGLIVIILIGVGAAYIMLKQSPSSSTPSSTQTTSSPVSTTLPQYSFLVFTQKGIAEIINPSSTTPFQGYIHSINISTNLPQQVYWWVEYPLESVAQSRYYFIPVNNGTVYVIDPNSLKIIKEFNFGNSIGFIGVSYSPNQQLVAVADGPSGILALINVSSLNVIWEQHFVSSVNGRTYYPCDVRWSPDGSYLIVPMRFNNSVDLIALNGSVIKVLPAVAGSQPYMVSPNIQGTMVAVEYVGNNSVGFYSLPSLKLLGILQMPNGTIPQRGVFTPNGEYYLEAPSNANQVFVISTSTFQIAKTIDLPTFSVKGLADIELMPGGQYAYVVIHGNIQSGGIIALISLSSLTVSSYVPLSTAPAVIIPVQNQVATYLVDNVLLPPVSGLHC; encoded by the coding sequence GTGAATAAAAAGCAGTTAATCAAAGCGTTATCCAGTTATCAATTATGGTTAATAGTAGGACTTATAGTAATTATATTGATAGGAGTAGGAGCTGCATACATTATGTTAAAGCAATCTCCATCATCGTCAACACCTAGTTCAACCCAAACCACCAGTAGTCCAGTTTCTACTACATTACCTCAATACAGCTTCCTAGTATTCACACAGAAAGGAATTGCAGAAATAATAAACCCATCATCCACTACTCCTTTCCAAGGATATATCCATTCTATTAACATCTCTACGAACTTACCCCAACAAGTATATTGGTGGGTTGAATATCCACTCGAAAGTGTGGCACAATCTCGATACTACTTCATACCAGTAAATAATGGCACAGTCTACGTAATCGATCCTAATAGTTTAAAGATCATAAAGGAATTCAATTTTGGAAATAGTATAGGGTTTATAGGAGTTTCGTACTCGCCAAACCAACAATTAGTTGCAGTTGCAGATGGACCAAGCGGTATCTTAGCCCTAATTAACGTTTCATCGCTTAACGTAATATGGGAACAACACTTCGTATCTTCAGTTAACGGCAGAACGTATTATCCCTGCGACGTTAGATGGAGCCCAGATGGAAGCTACTTAATAGTTCCAATGAGATTTAACAATAGTGTTGACCTTATAGCGTTAAACGGTAGTGTAATTAAGGTTTTACCTGCAGTTGCTGGTTCGCAACCCTATATGGTAAGCCCTAATATACAAGGGACAATGGTAGCGGTAGAGTACGTTGGGAATAACTCAGTTGGATTTTACTCTCTACCATCATTGAAATTGTTAGGCATATTACAAATGCCAAATGGTACAATACCTCAGAGGGGCGTATTCACACCAAATGGAGAGTACTATCTAGAGGCACCTTCAAACGCAAATCAAGTGTTTGTAATATCTACATCAACTTTTCAGATAGCCAAAACTATAGACTTGCCAACATTTAGCGTTAAAGGCTTGGCGGATATAGAACTTATGCCTGGAGGACAATATGCATACGTTGTGATTCACGGTAATATACAATCAGGCGGTATAATAGCTCTAATATCCCTAAGTAGTTTAACAGTGAGTAGCTATGTACCCTTGTCTACTGCTCCAGCAGTGATAATTCCAGTTCAAAACCAAGTGGCAACTTACCTAGTCGATAACGTCTTACTGCCTCCAGTTAGCGGACTTCACTGTTAA
- a CDS encoding TQO small subunit DoxD, whose product MAKTMISNNFTLILRISIASIWLYAGILQKLLNPAFLNPSSEQYVGFTIQYLSQGSIIRQFLYIVAMPHPVLVGTLVMIGEISFGILTLIGLMSRLCSVVAFYTNLIYFLSASWTGAEEYGLNLLMMIINAYIIAYGPGIYSIDSLVSRKVNVVNNKIIWIIVGSAIYVAIIVYLILV is encoded by the coding sequence ATGGCAAAGACAATGATCTCCAATAATTTTACACTAATTTTAAGAATATCAATAGCCTCCATATGGCTTTATGCCGGTATTTTACAGAAACTTCTCAATCCAGCATTTCTGAATCCATCTTCCGAACAATATGTAGGTTTCACTATACAATACTTATCCCAAGGGTCTATTATAAGGCAGTTTTTATACATAGTCGCAATGCCACATCCGGTTCTAGTGGGAACATTAGTCATGATAGGAGAGATTAGCTTTGGGATTCTAACTCTTATAGGATTAATGAGCAGACTATGTAGCGTAGTAGCATTTTATACCAACTTAATTTACTTCTTATCTGCTAGCTGGACTGGAGCTGAGGAATATGGATTAAATCTTTTAATGATGATAATAAATGCGTACATAATAGCTTATGGTCCTGGTATTTACTCAATAGACTCTCTGGTTTCTCGAAAAGTTAACGTTGTAAATAACAAGATAATATGGATAATAGTAGGTAGTGCAATATATGTTGCGATCATTGTGTATCTAATACTTGTCTAG
- a CDS encoding DsrE family protein: protein MVVKRIAYIVESNLGSYILGQMIIPQLEENRHNAEVIGMFFIHDNVYILMKDNPLAERLSKLSRERGIYLQACDQCVYMRNLADKLIEEAKIGCFPDFYAKILDIVDMIITI, encoded by the coding sequence ATGGTGGTTAAGAGAATTGCTTACATAGTCGAATCCAATTTGGGTTCTTACATTTTAGGACAGATGATAATACCACAGTTAGAGGAAAACAGACACAACGCGGAAGTTATTGGAATGTTCTTTATACACGATAATGTATATATTTTAATGAAAGATAACCCTTTAGCCGAAAGATTAAGCAAGCTTAGTAGAGAAAGGGGCATATATTTGCAAGCTTGTGATCAATGTGTATACATGAGAAACTTAGCTGATAAATTAATAGAGGAAGCAAAGATCGGTTGTTTCCCAGACTTTTATGCAAAAATATTAGATATTGTAGATATGATAATTACAATTTAA